One region of Daphnia pulicaria isolate SC F1-1A chromosome 7, SC_F0-13Bv2, whole genome shotgun sequence genomic DNA includes:
- the LOC124349058 gene encoding uncharacterized protein LOC124349058 yields the protein MVSLQTIVVAALLIATLVSVDAENFFSRRRSQPFQRLNTNSYFRQRLGTQGTSANNYPLASPLLQPQTTGANLATSSYGGATTYDSHASGYGVGYDNRESSINPLSALVAPLAALALLGAAAAVASNPVLMTLAVLSSGRKRRDINMEKIGRDDLTPELQSKLEEMQTLEKYIVQIPEQEKQQKKLMATYLSCSGFTESSNSCLDQVVCDYSIRPGKMTELEKDVISIILYNIMSNGYISQEYKERLRTAAQYGRTRGQCSAFSCDQLK from the exons ATGGTTTCCTTGCAGACAATCGTTGTGGCGGCTTTATTGATTGCCACTTTGGTGTCCGTGGATGCtgaaaacttcttttctcgaCGCCGCAGTCAACCCTTCCAGCGGCTCAATACCAACTCATATTTCCGGCAACGGCTCGGCACTCAA ggaacCAGTGCCAACAACTATCCTTTGGCAAGTCCGCTCCTGCAACCCCAGACCACCGGAGCGAACCTGGCTACTTCCAGCTATGGGGGTGCTACAACTTACG ATAGTCATGCAAGCGGTTACGGAGTTGGTTACGATAACCGTGAAAGCAGTATCAATCCGCTATCGGCCCTTGTCGCCCCTTTGGCCGCCCTAGCGCTCTTGGGTGCCGCTGCAGCTGTTGCAAGCAATCCCGTGCTGATGACTCTTGCCGTTTTGTCAAGCGGTCGCAAGCGCCGCGACATCAACATGGAAAAGATTGGAAGAGATGATTTGACTCCTGAGCTGCAATCCAAACTGGAAGAGATGCAG acTTTGGAGAAATACATTGTCCAGATTCCCGAGcaagagaaacaacaaaagaaacttaTGGCCACTTACCTCTCTTGCTCTGGTTTCACCGAATCCAGCAACTCGTGTTTGGACCAAGTCGTTTGTGACTACTCCATTCGACCTGGCAAAATGACCGAACTGGAAAAGGACGTCATTTCTAT CATTTTGTACAACATCATGTCCAACGGGTACATTTCTCAAGAATACAAGGAACGTCTGAGGACAGCTGCTCAATACGGTCGCACCCGTGGACAATGCAGTGCCTTCTCATGCGATCAGCTCAAGTAA
- the LOC124348991 gene encoding keratin, type I cytoskeletal 9-like: MVIEKRDGYRQRQGLVLGFLVFYFVALQCEHANAFRLSRNPLFNGMLNRRNAIPATNIANLHHNQLFKNNFNQHQFYTQQQQQQQQQEPPVAASSSSVVTTNSLNTNHVDPYVSGSNPADKEVAENPDLDQIAADAQVEQKSANLVASASSTSYSSTVGGAGAYGAGSGSSSLGSYGGISAGSGYGGISAGSGYGGISAGSGYGGGSIGSYGDTGGASYGSSGSYGGSSIGSGSSYGGFSGGSNYGSSGLGGSSYGIGGSTGLGGSHSSYGGGGGGYGTSAPSYSISYPAQQGATKADTIHLLSSLAPSLLLSSLLLPLALALLTNTTNSLIGRKRRDLSDDYDDDLQFSLNGDILDGDITLLDAHFFPTMDAMLESYSPEDTERLAEFVRHRGLLDIHNPCLEKLACLATTTNGKFKRYDSLKKAITLLEKSTDPDIKKRLKKGSSVGAKKERNCLTKFICKSMKSAVSP, translated from the exons ATGGTCATCGAAAAACGGGAC GGTTATCGGCAGCGCCAAGGTTTGGTGCTTGGTTTTCTAGTTTTCTACTTTGTGGCTTTACAATGTGAGCATGCCAACGCTTTCAGATTATCCAGGAATCCATTGTTCAATGGAATGTTAAATCGTAGAAACGCAA TTCCAGCCACGAATATCGCCAACTTGCACCACAACCAgctgtttaaaaataatttcaatcaaCACCAGTTCTATactcagcaacagcagcagcagcagcagcaagaacCGCCAGTGGcagcttcttcatcatcagTAGTCACAACAAATAGCTTAAACACAAATCACG TCGATCCTTATGTAAGCGGATCCAACCCTGCTGATAAGGAAGTTGCCGAAAATCCCGACTTGGACCAGATTGCAGCTGACGCTCAAGTTGAACAAAAGTCAGCCAACTTGGTGGCCTCGGCATCATCCACAAG CTATAGTTCCACTGTTGGTGGAGCAGGAGCTTATGGGGCAGGTTCCGGAAGTAGTTCGCTTGGAAGCTATGGAGGAATATCAGCTGGATCGGGCTATGGGGGAATATCAGCTGGATCGGGCTATGGGGGAATATCAGCTGGATCGGGCTATGGGGGTGGGTCGATCGGAAGCTACGGTGATACAGGAGGAGCTAGTTATGGATCAAGCGGAAGCTATGGAGGAAGTTCCATCGGATCTGGTTCAAGTTACGGTGGTTTTAGCGGGGGAAGTAATTACGGATCATCGGGATTAGGTGGAAGCAGTTATGGAATTGGCGGCAGTACCGGTCTGGGCGGAAGCCATTCATCttacggaggaggaggaggaggatatgGAACGTCAGCTCCATCCTATTCA ATATCCTACCCAGCTCAACAAGGGGCGACAAAAGCGGATACTATTCATCTGCTAAGTTCTCTTGCACCTTCGCTGCTTCTCAGTTCTTTGTTACTTCCCCTGGCTTTGGCTTTATTAACTAACACCACCAATTCACTCATTGGAAGAAAGAGGCGTGACCTCAGTGACGACTATGATGACGATTTACAGTTTTCACTCAACGGAGACATTTTAGATGGCGACATTACTTTACTAGACGCCCATTTCTTCCCAACAATGGATGCTATGCTGGAGTCTTATTCGCCTGAAGATACCGAAAGACTAGCCGAGTTTGTACGTCACCGAGGACTACTTGACATTCACAATCCTTGCTTAGAAAAATTAGCCTGTCTGGCTACCACGACTAATGGCAAATTTAAACGATACGACAGTCTGAAAAA GGCTATAACACTGCTGGAAAAATCCACTGATCCAGACATAAAGAAACGTTTGAAAAAAGGATCTTCTGTTGGCGCAAAAAAAGAACGCAACTGCTTGACTAAATTCATTTGCAAGAGTATGAAATCAGCTGTGTCACCTTAA